One part of the Torulaspora delbrueckii CBS 1146 chromosome 8, complete genome genome encodes these proteins:
- the MTW1 gene encoding MIND complex subunit MTW1 (similar to Saccharomyces cerevisiae MTW1 (YAL034W-A); ancestral locus Anc_7.53) encodes MSAPTMNSTSVLTEHLQYPAISLVDDIINAVNEIMYRCTAAMEKYLLERSVVDGEDYTEEVRVGIAKLETLLESSVDKNFDKLELYVLRNVLRIPQELLDANVFRLAHQRDFEVIDDSQWEASGRDLQEKIRQIESAFNLHQQLMKQIRATRALHSDVLKFKKSLVKVLECRDSSLRPVFDSLKPVDDSLRLITTQLRQLYVESEEYGSQERIDSITSRAQSNRTTLKSRSHYIDTRARAILNNSTTTYESRPSRIEIQDPDLSQLDIT; translated from the coding sequence ATGTCGGCACCAACGATGAACTCGACATCTGTGCTCACAGAACATTTACAATACCCTGCGATATCACTCGTGGATGATATTATCAATGCAGTAAATGAGATTATGTACAGATGTACAGCAGCGATGGAGAAGTACCTGCTGGAGAGAAGCGTTGTTGATGGAGAGGATTACACAGAAGAAGTTAGGGTTGGGATTGCCAAGTTAGAGACCTTGTTGGAGAGCTCAGTGGATAAGAATTTTGACAAGTTAGAGTTATATGTGTTGCGTAACGTCTTACGCATACCGCAGGAATTATTGGATGCCAATGTCTTCCGACTGGCGCACCAACGAGACTTTGAGGTGATAGATGACTCACAGTGGGAAGCCAGTGGACGAGATTTGCAAGAGAAAATACGACAGATCGAATCTGCGTTCAATTTACACCAGCAACTTATGAAACAAATCCGTGCGACTCGTGCCTTGCACAGCGATGTACTAAAATTTAAGAAATCGTTGGTTAAAGTACTCGAATGTCGGGATTCTTCATTGAGACCCGTGTTTGATTCATTAAAACCCGTGGACGACTCACTCAGACTCATCACAACTCAATTGCGCCAACTATACGTGGAGAGCGAAGAGTACGGTTCACAAGAACGAATCGACTCGATCACATCTCGGGCCCAATCAAATCGCACAACACTCAAGTCCCGCTCTCACTACATTGATACGAGAGCCAGAGCGATATTGAACAACTCAACGACCACTTACGAGTCAAGACCCTCTAGAATCGAGATCCAGGACCCTGACCTTTCACAGCTCGACATCACGTGA
- the RPA43 gene encoding DNA-directed RNA polymerase I subunit RPA43 (similar to Saccharomyces cerevisiae RPA43 (YOR340C); ancestral locus Anc_7.52), whose translation MAEVRKRSVEELQAAKFIKKHKNVVKNPVVDGISNCIIRVPVSLYVSLAPKYTENPLQGVMRQHLNPMVMKYNSKVSGVVLGYQDLEIVDANPLSDDEDNEGPPGKLVKLSADTPFGFTWCRVVLYVWQPQIGDVIEGWIFIQSASHIGLLVHDAFNASIKKNHIPADWTFVHNEEEDAESQSRDENDQDDEKSEFTRRSMDYWVDANGERIDGKLKFTIRNVYTTGRVISVEGTLLAEGNQDKERSQAENLPVVSNKKIVFDDEVSSENTASHKDLELPEVNEGNGEEIIYEENSDSDEESSDSE comes from the coding sequence ATGGCTGAAGTTAGGAAAAGATCTGTCGAAGAGTTACAAGCGGcaaagttcatcaagaagcacaagaacGTGGTGAAAAACCCAGTGGTCGATGGGATCTCTAATTGCATAATACGTGTACCAGTGTCGCTATATGTATCACTGGCCCCCAAGTATACTGAAAACCCGCTTCAGGGTGTCATGAGACAGCATCTGAACccaatggtgatgaaataCAACAGTAAAGTGAGTGGTGTAGTGCTGGGATACCAGGACCTTGAAATTGTAGATGCCAACCCTTTgagtgatgatgaggataacGAGGGACCACCGGGGAAACTGGTAAAACTATCAGCGGACACTCCATTCGGGTTCACGTGGTGCCGAGTAGTACTTTACGTGTGGCAACCACAGATCGGcgatgtcattgaaggGTGGATCTTCATCCAGTCTGCATCTCACATCGGTTTACTAGTTCACGATGCATTCAACGCTAGTATTAAGAAGAACCATATACCAGCGGACTGGACTTTTGTGCataacgaagaagaagacgcAGAATCACAAAGTCGAGACGAGAATGAccaggatgatgagaagtCGGAGTTTACAAGAAGGTCAATGGACTACTGGGTCGACGCAAATGGCGAAAGGATCGATGGTAAATTGAAATTCACTATCAGAAACGTCTACACCACAGGGAGAGTCATCTCAGTGGAGGGAACACTGCTTGCGGAGGGGAACCAAGATAAAGAACGTTCTCAAGCGGAGAATTTGCCAGTTGTATCTAACAAGAAGATTgtatttgatgatgaagtgTCCAGTGAAAACACAGCAAGCCACAAGGACCTCGAATTACCTGAAGTAAATGAGGGCAATGGTGAAGAGATCATCTACGAGGAGAATTCTGATAGCGACGAAGAATCCAGCGATAGCGAATAG
- the RPA190 gene encoding DNA-directed RNA polymerase I core subunit RPA190 (similar to Saccharomyces cerevisiae RPA190 (YOR341W); ancestral locus Anc_7.51), with protein sequence MDISKPVGSEITSLDFNILTPQDIRNLSAKQITNPTVLDNLGHPISGGLYDLSLGAFLRNLCSTCGLDEKFCPGHQGHIELPVPCYNPLFFNQLYIYLRSCCLFCHHFRLKKVEVHRYACKLKLLQYGLIDESYRLDQISVAGFEYLEDDEDDEAAEDNAMESSNTKKPSKNISAALLKELIQKRTEFVNLEIAKALSEGRTSERGTFTATTNDERKKLIHDFHRRALSRAKCDNCGMFSPKFRKDGFTKIFETALTDKQLTNNRVKGLIRQDMIKKQQQSKKLGGSDEGDAVDEDFNADRNSSARPKSGSTYILSTEVRNILRALFKKEQHVLQYVFHSRPNVSRKVVKADNFFMEVVLVPPTRFRLPSKMGEEVHENTQNQLLSKILTTSLLIRDLNDEMSTIQKDKVSVDDRRVIFSRLMNAFVTIQNDVNAFIDSTKAQGSASSKIPVPGVKQALEKKEGLFRKHMMGKRVNYAARSVISPDPNIETNEIGVPPVFATKLTYPEPVTAYNIAELRQAVINGPDKWPGASQIQNEDGTLVSLVGMTLEQRKALANQLMTPSSNVSTHPLNKKVYRHIKNRDVVLMNRQPTLHKASMMGHKVRVLPGEKTLRLHYANTGAYNADFDGDEMNMHFPQNENARAEAFNLANTDSQYLTPTSGSPVRGLIQDHISAGVWLTSKDSFFTREEYQQYIYGCIRPEHGHASRGKIVTMPPAVLKPVPLWTGKQIISTVLLNVTPADMPGINLESNNKIKNEYWGKGSTENDVIFKNGELVCGILDKSQYGASKYGIVHSLHEVYGPEVAAKVLSVLGRLFTNYITATAFTCGMDDLRLTAEGNKSRSEILKTSIDIGRQAAAEVTNLDKDTPSDDVELLKRLEEILRDENKSGILDAVTSSKVNTVTSKVVSTCVPDGTMKKFPYNSMQAMALSGAKGSNVNVSQIMCLLGQQALEGRRVPVMVSGKTLPSFKPFETDSMAGGYIKGRFYSGIKPQEYYFHCMAGREGLIDTAVKTSRSGYLQRCLTKQLEGVHISYDNSVRDGDGSLIQFLYGGDAVDVTKESHMTQFDFCRENYDALLKKYNPVALAEHLDVETALQYSKKVSKNRKKNSKTAHYEQKVKYDPVLAKYNPAKYLGSVSEKFHDKLESYLEDKAKEFKSRESVSAKRFRALMQLKYMRSLINPGEAVGIIASQSVGEPSTQMTLNTFHFAGHGAANVTLGIPRMREIIMTASSAIKTPQMTLPIWDDVSDEQADLFCKSISKVVLSEVVDKVTVIETTGSSDGNAPSRSYAINMKFFSKEEYNEQYDVSAEELQNVISNKFLTQLETAILKEVKKQKKTSLPEVGVAVPTSHVALNEAAEGSVDKATQDNDEEEARKKGKQAVSYEDPDDEELETMRQAEKSSDEEELDSDKETKDSDAESDSDVEMDDAIERTAVEITKNLNKSQRDRQHAVTSKQRFVTKYNFDDENGKWCEFRLELAADTEKLLMVNIVEEICKKSVIREVPHIDRCVHSEPVNNKRMLVTEGVNFQAMWDQEAFIDVDAITSNDVASVLRTYGVEAARNTIVNEINNVFSRYAISVSFRHLDLIADMMTRQGTYLAFNRQGMETSTSSLMKMSYETTCQFLTKAVLDNEREELESPSARIVLGKLSNVGTGSFDLLTKIPNSGV encoded by the coding sequence ATGGATATCTCTAAGCCAGTCGGTTCTGAGATCACTTCGCTCGATTTCAATATCCTGACACCTCAGGATATAAGGAATCTATCCGCGAAGCAGATCACAAACCCAACCGTCTTGGATAATCTGGGACACCCAATCTCGGGAGGTTTGTATGATCTGTCGCTTGGTGCTTTCTTAAGAAACCTCTGTTCTACATGTGGTCtagatgaaaaattctgtcCCGGTCACCAAGGGCATATCGAACTTCCAGTTCCTTGTTACAACCcgttgttcttcaaccagtTGTATATCTACTTGAGATCCTGCTGTTTGTTTTGCCATCATTTCCgtttgaagaaggttgAAGTTCACCGTTACGCTTGTAAATTAAAACTTCTGCAATATGGACTCATCGATGAATCTTACAGATTGGACCAAATTTCTGTCGCCGGATTTGAATACTtagaagatgacgaggatgatgaggcTGCTGAGGATAACGCAATGGAAAGTTCTAACACAAAGAAACCTTCTAAAAACATCTCTGCTGCATTACtgaaggaattgattcaaaagcGTACCGAGTTCGTTAATTTGGAAATTGCTAAGGCATTGTCTGAAGGTAGAACTTCCGAAAGAGGTACTTTTACAGCTACCACAAATGAcgagagaaagaaactgaTACATGATTTCCATAGAAGAGCGTTGAGTAGAGCTAAATGTGACAACTGTGGAATGTTCTCACCAAAATTCAGGAAGGACGGTTTCAccaagatctttgaaactgCGTTGACCGATAAGCAATTAACTAATAATCGTGTCAAGGGTCTAATTCGTCAAGACATGATCAAAAAACAACAGcaatccaagaaattgggAGGCTCTGATGAAGGTGACGCTGTTGATGAGGACTTTAATGCTGATAGAAACTCATCTGCAAGACCAAAATCGGGTTCAACTTACATTCTATCCACTGAAGTCAGAAACATCTTGAGAGCTTTGTTCAAGAAGGAGCAACATGTTCTACAATATGTTTTCCATTCAAGACCGAATGTTTCTAGAAAGGTTGTGAAAGctgacaatttcttcatggaAGTAGTTTTAGTCCCACCAACTAGATTCCGTCTACCATCCAAAATGGGCGAAGAAGTGCACGAAAACactcaaaatcaattgctATCCAAGATTTTGACTACTTCTTTACTtatcagagatttgaaCGATGAAATGTCTACCATACAAAAGGACAAGGTCTCCGTCGATGACAGAAGAGTTATCTTTAGTAGATTGATGAACGCTTTTGTTACAATCCAAAATGATGTCAACGCCTTCATCGATTCTACAAAGGCTCAAGGTAGCGCTAGTTCTAAGATTCCCGTTCCCGGTGTAAAGCAGGCacttgaaaagaaagaaggTCTTTTCAGAAAGCATATGATGGGTAAGCGTGTTAACTACGCTGCTCGTTCCGTCATTTCTCCAGATCCAAACATTGAGACTAATGAAATTGGTGTTCCTCCTGTTTTCGCTACCAAGTTGACATACCCGGAGCCTGTGACAGCTTATAATATTGCTGAATTGCGTCAGGCCGTCATCAATGGTCCAGACAAATGGCCAGGTGCTAGTCAAATTCAAAACGAGGATGGTACTCTTGTTTCTTTGGTCGGTATGACCCTGGAACAACGTAAGGCTTTGGCTAACCAGCTGATGacaccttcatcaaatgTTTCAACTCACCCATTGAACAAAAAGGTTTATCGTCACATCAAGAACAGAGATGTTGTTTTGATGAACCGTCAACCTACTCTGCATAAGGCTTCCATGATGGGTCACAAAGTTAGGGTCCTGCCTGGTGAGAAAACCCTGAGACTGCACTACGCTAATACGGGTGCTTACAACGCCGAttttgatggtgatgaaatgAACATGCATTTTCCACAAAATGAAAATGCGAGAGCTGAAGCTTTCAACTTGGCGAACACCGATTCTCAGTACTTGACACCCACTTCCGGTTCCCCGGTTAGAGGTCTGATTCAAGATCACATTTCCGCCGGTGTTTGGTTGACAAGCAAGGATAGTTTCTTTACAAGAGAGGAGTACCAACAATACATTTACGGATGTATTCGTCCTGAACACGGTCATGCTTCCAGAGGTAAGATTGTTACAATGCCTCCTGCAGTTTTGAAACCAGTGCCATTGTGGACCGGTAAACAGATTATTTCGACTGTTCTCCTCAACGTCACGCCAGCAGACATGCCAGGTATCAATCTAGAAtccaacaacaagatcaaaaatGAATATTGGGGTAAAGGTTCCACTGAGAATGATGTCATCTTTAAGAACGGTGAATTGGTTTGTGGTATCTTAGACAAGTCTCAATATGGTGCTTCTAAATATGGTATTGTCCACTCGCTACACGAAGTGTATGGACCTGAAGTTGCTGCTAAAGTTCTATCAGTTCTCGGTAGGCTATTCACCAACTATATCACAGCTACTGCTTTCACTTGTGGTATGGATGATTTGCGACTAACAGCCGAGGGTAACAAATCTAGAAGTGAGATCTTGAAAACGTCTATCGATATAGGTCGTCAAGCTGCTGCAGAAGTCACCAACTTGGATAAGGACACACCATCTGATGATGTCGAACTATTGAAGCGtttggaagaaattcttcGTGACGAAAACAAATCAGGTATTCTTGATGCCGtcacttcttcgaaagtGAATACTGTCACTTCCAAGGTTGTCTCCACATGTGTTCCTGACGGTACGATGAAAAAATTCCCTTACAACTCGATGCAAGCGATGGCTTTGTCTGGTGCCAAAGGTTCTAACGTCaatgtttctcaaattaTGTGTCTGTTGGGTCAGCAAGCTTTGGAGGGTAGAAGAGTTCCTGTGATGGTTAGCGGTAAAACATTGCCATCATTTAAGCCCTTTGAAACTGACTCCATGGCCGGTGGTTACATCAAGGGTCGTTTTTACTCTGGTATCAAGCCCCAAGAGTATTACTTCCATTGTATGGCAGGTCGTGAAGGTTTGATTGACACTGCTGTGAAAACATCTAGATCTGGTTATCTACAGCGTTGTTTGACTAAGCAATTGGAAGGTGTTCATATCTCTTACGACAACAGTGTGAGAGATGGTGATGGTTCTTTGATTCAATTCTTGTACGGTGGTGATGCAGTGGATGTCACAAAGGAGTCACACATGACTCAGTTTGATTTTTGTCGCGAAAATTACGATGCcttattgaagaagtacaacCCTGTCGCTTTGGCTGAACACCTCGATGTGGAAACTGCGTTGCAGTATTCTAAGAAGGTTAGCAAAAACAGGAAAAAGAATTCGAAGACCGCACATTACGAGCAAAAAGTCAAGTACGATCCAGTGCTGGCTAAATACAATCCTGCTAAATATCTGGGATCAGTTTCAGAAAAGTTCCATGATAAGCTTGAAAGCTATCTGGAAGACAAAGCTAAGGAATTCAAATCACGCGAAAGTGTCAGTGCGAAGAGGTTCAGAGCCTTGATGCAATTGAAGTATATGCgttcattgatcaatcCTGGTGAAGCAGTCGGTATCATCGCTTCACAATCTGTCGGTGAACCTTCAACACAAATGACATTGAACACTTTCCACTTCGCTGGTCACGGTGCTGCCAATGTGACTTTAGGTATTCCTCGTATGAGAGAAATTATCATGACTGCTTCCTCTGCAATCAAAACACCTCAGATGACCTTGCCTATCTGGGATGACGTTTCTGATGAACAAGCCGACCTATTTTGTAAATCTATTTCCAAGGTTGTCCTGTCAGAAGTCGTCGATAAGGTCACCGTCATCGAAACTACTGGTTCGTCGGATGGCAATGCTCCATCTCGTTCTTACGCAATCAATATGAAGTTCTTCAGCAAAGAAGAGTACAATGAGCAATACGATGTGTCAGCTGAGGAACTGCAAAATGTTATTTCTAACAAGTTCTTGACTCAACTTGAAACCGCTATATTGAAAGAGGTtaagaagcaaaagaagacatCGCTACCTGAAGTTGGTGTTGCTGTGCCAACCTCCCACGTAGCTTTGAATGAGGCGGCCGAAGGATCTGTTGACAAAGCTACTCAAGAtaacgatgaagaagaggccCGTAAGAAGGGTAAGCAAGCCGTATCTTACGAAGACCCAGATGACGAGGAGCTTGAGACGATGAGACAAGCCGAAAAGTCGTCTGACGAAGAGGAACTTGACTCTGACAAGGAGACTAAAGATTCAGATGCTGAATCTGATTCGGATGTTGAGATGGATGACGCTATTGAACGCACTGCTGTAGAGATAACCAAGAACCTAAACAAATCCCAGCGTGATCGTCAACATGCAGTGACCTCAAAGCAAAGATTTGTGACGAAATATAACTTTGATGACGAAAATGGTAAATGGTGTGAGTTCAGATTGGAGCTGGCCGCAGATACCGAAAAGTTGCTGATGGTTAACATTGTTGAGGAGATTTGTAAGAAATCGGTGATCAGAGAAGTTCCACACATCGACCGTTGTGTCCACTCCGAGCCAGTGAACAACAAAAGGATGCTTGTTACGGAAGGTGTCAACTTCCAAGCTATGTGGGACCAAGAGGCCTTCATAGATGTCGACGCCATAACATCTAATGACGTTGCTTCAGTTCTACGGACTTACGGTGTTGAGGCAGCTAGAAACACGATCGTTAATGAAATCAACAACGTTTTCTCCCGTTATGCTATCTCCGTCTCTTTCCGTCATTTGGACTTGATCGCTGATATGATGACAAGACAAGGTACTTATTTGGCTTTTAACAGACAAGGTATGGAAACCTCCACCTCttccttgatgaagatgtctTACGAGACAACCTGTCAATTCTTGACAAAGGCCGTCCTTGATAATGAACGAGAAGAGCTTGAGAGTCCTTCAGCTAGAATTGTCTTGGGTAAATTGAGTAATGTTGGTACGGGTTCATTCGATCTTTTGACGAAGATTCCAAACAGTGGTGTATAA
- the FUN12 gene encoding translation initiation factor eIF5B (similar to Saccharomyces cerevisiae FUN12 (YAL035W); ancestral locus Anc_7.50), giving the protein MAKKGKKNQQNYWDEDFEDDAPQGETLGEESATPTSTEGTPVPEEAGAEAVEADFMSTLKKSKKRSDKKADEDKAEGSNGKPVLKSKKEKEKEKKEAEKKKKKEEAAKKKAQQQAQKEKNKELNKQNAEKLMAEKEAKKGGSQEPAEVKKPATKKPAKKVPAGLAALKRQLELKKQAEEEERLAREEEERLEREEEEKAKRAEEELEESRKARKEKEKAKRERLKAEGKLLSKKQKEEKKLLERRRAALLAAGNVKVAALSKKADDEEVEAPKPKKIVYGKKKRKNVKEDESKETTPSTAQIEQDEEANVADEELLIDDWEKLDLGDDEEAEEAAASEAEEQQEEDEEEEGEHDEQVEEEISTPAVSRPVVTEAQAASTSSAGANQKDLRSPICCILGHVDTGKTKLLDKIRQTNVQGGEAGGITQQIGATYFPIKSIKEKTKTMSKYEKQTFEVPGLLIIDTPGHESFSNLRSRGSSLCNIAILVIDIMHGLEQQTLESIRLLRDRKAPFVVALNKIDRLYDWKTIPNNSFRDSFEQQSRAVKDEFETRLQNIKLALAEQGLNSELYFQNKNISKYVSIIPTSAVTGEGVPDLLWLLLELTQKRMSKQLMYLSHVEATILEVKVVEGFGTTIDVILSNGYLREGDRIVLCGMNGPIVTNIRALLTPQPLRELRLKSEYVHHKEVKAALGVKVAANDLEKAVSGSRLLVVGPDDDEEEMMDDVMDDLTGLLDSVDTSGRGVVVQASTLGSLEALLDFLKDMKIPVMSIGLGPVYKRDVMKAGAMLEKAPEYAVMLCFDVKVDKEAEQYAEQEHIKIFNADIIYHLFDAFTAYQEKLLEERRKNFLDFAIFPTVLQTLQIINKRGPMIIGVDVIDGVLRVGTPICAVRTDPTTKEKNILLLGKVTSLEINHQPVTEVKKGQTAAGVAMRLDDPSGQQPIWGRHVDETDTLYSMISRRSIDTLKDKAFRDQVSRADWLLLKKMKPVFGIE; this is encoded by the coding sequence ATGGCAAAGaaaggaaagaagaatcagCAGAACTACTGGGATgaggattttgaagatgatgctCCTCAAGGTGAAACTTTGGGCGAAGAGTCAGCTACTCCAACATCTACAGAGGGAACACCAGTACCTGAGGAAGCCGGTGCTGAAGCAGTTGAAGCCGACTTCATGTctactttgaagaaatcaaagaaaagatccGATAAAAAGGCCGATGAGGATAAAGCTGAAGGTTCCAATGGTAAGCCTGTTTTAAAGtccaagaaggagaaggagaaggagaagaaagaagctgaaaagaagaagaagaaggaagaagccgccaagaagaaggctcaACAACAAGCTcagaaggaaaagaacaAGGAATTGAATAAGCAAAATGCCGAGAAGTTGATGgcagagaaagaagcaaagaaaggtgGATCGCAAGAACCAGCTGAAGTTAAGAAGCCAGCAACTAAAAAACCAGCAAAGAAAGTGCCAGCTGGTCTCGCTGCCTTGAAGCGTCAAttggagttgaagaaacaggctgaggaagaggaaCGTCTTGCTagagaagaggaggaaCGTCTGGAGagagaggaagaggagaaggccaagagagctgaggaagagttggaagaatCTAGAAAGGCAAggaaggagaaggaaaaggCTAAGCGTGAAAGATTAAAGGCTGAAGGTAAGctactttcaaaaaaacaaaaGGAGGAGAAGAAACTCCTAGAAAGAAGACGTGCAGCATTGCTTGCTGCAGGTAACGTCAAAGTTGCAGCTTTGAGCAAGAAGgccgatgatgaagaagttgaagcaccaaagccaaagaaaatcGTTTacggtaagaagaagagaaaaaatGTCAAGGAAGACGAGTCTAAGGAGACCACACCTTCTACCGCACAGATTGAACAAGACGAAGAAGCTAATGttgctgatgaagaattgttGATCGATGACTGGGAGAAGTTAGACTTGggtgatgacgaagaggctgaagaagctgctgcttCAGAAGCCGaggaacaacaagaagaagacgaggaAGAGGAGGGTGAGCATgatgaacaagttgaagaagagatatcCACTCCGGCAGTTTCCAGACCTGTTGTTACCGAAGCTCAAGCCGcctcaacttcttcagctgGTGCAAATCAAAAGGACCTGCGTTCTCCTATCTGCTGTATCTTGGGTCATGTCGATACTGGTAAGACTAAATTATTAGATAAGATCAGACAAACCAACGTTCAAGGTGGTGAAGCTGGTGGTATCACCCAACAGATTGGTGCTACTTACTTCCCAATCAAGTCCATCAAGGAAAAGACCAAGACCATGAGCAAATATGAGAAACAAACCTTCGAAGTTCCTGGTTTGTTGATTATCGATACCCCTGGTCACGAATCTTTCTCGAATTTGCGTTCCAGAGGTTCCTCCTTGTGTAACATTGCCATTTTGGTTATCGATATCATGCACGGTCTGGAACAACAAACTTTGGAATCTATCAGACTTTTGAGAGATAGAAAAGCTCCTTTCGTCGTTGCTTTAAACAAAATTGACAGATTGTACGATTGGAAAACTATTCCAAATAACTCTTTCAGAGACTCTTTCGAGCAGCAATCAAGAGCTGTTAAGGATGAATTCGAGACCAGATTACAAAATATCAAACTGGCTTTGGCTGAACAGGGTCTAAACTCCGAACTATATTTCCAAAACAAGAACATTTCCAAGTATGTGTCTATTATCCCAACTTCTGCTGTTACCGGTGAGGGTGTTCCGGATTTGTTGTGGCTATTATTGGAGTTGACTCAAAAGAGAATGTCAAAACAACTAATGTACTTATCACATGTTGAAGCAACCATTCTTGAAGTCAAGGTTGTGGAAGGTTTCGGTACCACCATTGATGTCATCTTATCTAACGGTTATTTGAGGGAAGGTGACCGTATCGTTCTCTGTGGTATGAACGGTCCTATTGTTACAAACATCAGAGCTCTTTTGACCCCACAACCATTGCGTGAATTGCGTTTGAAATCCGAATATGTCCACCACAAGGAAGTCAAGGCCGCGCTTGGTGTCAAAGTTGCTGCTAATGATCTAGAAAAGGCGGTTTCTGGTTCTAGATTGCTTGTTGTCGGCCctgacgatgatgaagaagaaatgatgGACGATGTGATGGATGACTTGACCGGACTGCTAGACTCTGTTGATACATCCGGTAGAGGTGTGGTTGTTCAGGCCTCGACTCTGGGTTCTTTGGAAGCCTTGttagatttcttgaaagatatgAAGATTCCAGTCATGTCTATCGGTTTGGGTCCTGTGTACAAGCGTGATGTTATGAAGGCTGGTGCTATGTTAGAAAAGGCTCCGGAGTATGCTGTTATGCTGTGTTTCGATGTCAAAGTGGATAAGGAAGCAGAACAATATGCTGAACAAGAGCACATCAAAATCTTTAACGCTGACATTATTTACCACTTGTTCGATGCATTCACAGCTTACCAGGAGAAGCTTCTTGAGGAGCGTCGTAAGAATTTCCTTGACTTTGCCATTTTCCCAACTGTTTTACAAACCTTacaaattatcaacaagCGTGGTCCTATGATTATTGGTGTTGATGTTATAGATGGAGTTTTGCGTGTAGGGACTCCTATCTGTGCAGTGAGAACCGATCCAACAACTAAGgaaaagaatattttgTTGCTGGGTAAGGTCACTTCCTTGGAAATCAATCACCAACCTGTCACTGAAGTGAAAAAGGGTCAAACAGCTGCTGGTGTGGCCATGCGTCTAGACGATCCATCCGGCCAACAGCCAATCTGGGGCCGTCATGTCGATGAAACAGATACTTTGTATTCGATGATTTCCAGAAGATCTATCGACACATTGAAGGATAAGGCTTTCAGAGATCAAGTCTCCAGAGCTGACTGGctcttgttgaagaagatgaagccAGTCTTTGGCATTGAATGA